The following proteins are encoded in a genomic region of Micropterus dolomieu isolate WLL.071019.BEF.003 ecotype Adirondacks linkage group LG04, ASM2129224v1, whole genome shotgun sequence:
- the LOC123970132 gene encoding 5-hydroxytryptamine receptor 4: MDNSSLGLLGDVNTSLQIELQSCTTLRNQASRIFLYAFLSVGIVCTVVGNFLVVLSIAYFKQLQSPTNFFVMSLAVADCLVGLVVMPYSMIRTVEGCWYFGVLFCQLHSSLDVMLCTASIFHLSCIAFDRYYAVCNPLVYSLKMSHSRVALLIVICWAVPTLISFGPIMLDLHIAGVDILLPKDVCLFLVNRIYAVMASLVAFYLPMAIMLVAYWKIFKAAKRQARQISAMESQMAAGVGKDSSKKQRHRNTMKRERKAAKTLGIIMGVFLIFWMPFFTVNIVDPFIEYSTELVIWDIFLWLGYINSSLNPFLYGLFNRSFRRAFLMFMGCRVCLPGSSPGMELSHTKKDANERADQP, from the coding sequence ATGGACAACAGCAGCTTGGGATTGCTCGGAGATGTTAACACATCTCTTCAGATTGAGCTTCAATCCTGTACTACATTGAGGAACCAGGCCTCTCGCATTTTCCTGTATGCTTTCCTCTCAGTTGGCATTGTCTGCACAGTGGTGGGCAACTTCCTGGTGGTTTTGTCCATCGCCTACTTCAAGCAGTTGCAGTCACCCACAAATTTCTTCGTcatgtccctggcagtggctgACTGCCTTGTAGGCCTGGTTGTGATGCCTTATAGTATGATTCGGACCGTGGAGGGATGCTGGTATTTTGGTGTCCTTTTCTGTCAGCTTCACTCTAGCCTAGATGTAATGCTTTGCACTGCCTCCATATTCCATCTCAGCTGCATTGCCTTTGACCGCTACTATGCTGTCTGCAACCCGCTGGTTTACTCTTTAAAGATGTCCCACAGTCGGGTAGCTCTCCTTATTGTTATATGTTGGGCAGTTCCCACGCTCATTTCCTTTGGACCCATAATGCTAGATCTCCACATTGCTGGTGTGGACATCCTGCTCCCTAAagatgtatgtttgtttttggtcaATCGCATTTATGCTGTCATGGCCTCCTTGGTAGCCTTTTACTTGCCAATGGCCATCATGCTAGTAGCCTACTGGAAGATCTTCAAAGCTGCTAAACGGCAGGCCAGGCAGATCAGCGCCATGGAAAGCCAGATGGCTGCTGGAGTGGGAAAAGACTCAAGTAAGAAACAAAGACACCGAAACACTatgaagagggaaagaaaggcaGCAAAAACTTTGGGTATCATCATGGGAGTCTTCCTAATATTCTGGATGCCCTTCTTTACAGTCAACATTGTGGACCCTTTCATTGAATACAGCACAGAGCTGGTCATCTGGGATATATTTTTGTGGCTAGGATATATCAATTCATCTCTAAATCCCTTCCTATATGGTCTCTTCAACCGTTCCTTCCGTAGGGCATTCCTTATGTTCATGGGCTGCAGGGTATGCCTGCCTGGATCTTCCCCTGGGATGGAGTTATCACACACTAAAAAAGATGCAAACGAACGAGCAGATCAACCATAA
- the LOC123969646 gene encoding alpha-1D adrenergic receptor-like encodes MATAKYASSPHIHCAALLWESGECLCPVMVNQCDVEALLNSGSARILELESVLEASSLAQGSFFPALKPSETVFKVIFWLGYFNSCINPMIYPCSSKEFQRAFTRLLRCQCHQRQRVLRRFYDQRWRTAVKGMTKDQRGDYKPGYAVHECYGNSLLHKGKGCSLGFKRWSLFPPLQKSSFQLKEKVNNLSNKIKGGTGKSSTPAVGRIDVVDTVSMGIYNSSEQSSYQFYDLADCYGLKETDI; translated from the exons ATGGCCACAGCGAAGTACGCCAGTAGCCCACACATCCACTGTGCTGCCCTCCTGTGGGAAAGTGGAGAGTGCTTGTGCCCAGTAATGGTGAATCAGTGTGATGTAGAAGCCTTGCTTAATTCTGGAAGTGCCAGGATCCTGGAATTGGAGTCTGTGTTGGAGGCATCTTCCCTTGCTCAAG GTTCTTTCTTCCCGGCACTGAAGCCATCGGAAACTGTGTTCAAGGTGATCTTTTGGCTGGGCTACTTCAACAGCTGCATCAATCCCATGATCTATCCCTGCTCTAGCAAAGAGTTTCAGCGGGCTTTCACTCGGCTCCTCAGGTGCCAGTGTCACCAAAGACAGAGGGTCCTGCGTCGCTTCTATGACCAGAGGTGGAGGACAGCTGTCAAGGGAATGACAAAGGATCAAAGGGGAGACTATAAGCCCGGCTATGCTGTGCATGAATGCTATGGCAACTCTTTGTTACACAAGGGGAAAGGGTGCTCGCTAGGGTTCAAGAGATGGAGcctctttccaccactgcaaaaGTCCTCCTTCCAGCTCAAAGAGAAAGTCAACAATCTGTCAAATAAAATCAAGGGAGGAACAGGAAAAAGTTCCACACCTGCAGTTGGCCGGATTGATGTAGTAGATACAGTCTCTATGGGGATTTACAACTCCTCTGAGCAGAGCAGTTATCAATTCTATGATCTGGCAGACTGCTATGGCCTGAAAGAGACTGACATTTAG